One Telluria mixta DNA window includes the following coding sequences:
- a CDS encoding FAD-binding protein: MKRRFLLKAAATLPFAFAGMTTAAPLRRRVRPGDALWPSAAAWDDLKRGVGGRLVKLDAPFAGCAAGAEAPACTAALARLKNGFDMGDQPNFTHTSGWLDAWSSQPSAYAVAARTTADVVAAVNFARTHDLRLVVKGGGHSYQGTSDAPDSLLVWTRHMNDVHLERAFVARNCGGAPQPAVTVGAGAMWIDAYDAVTTRAGRYVQGGGCTTVGVAGLVQSGGFGSFSKRYGTAAAGLLEAEVVTADGQVRIANACTNADLFWALKGGGGGSVGIVTRLTLRTRELPAMFGAVFCKIRAADDTAFRTLLGKLVEFYARDLFNPHWGEQIAIHGDNTVDVSMVFQDLDEAAASRTWAPLLDWLRSRPGYTFEKPFQVLALPARHMWDAAFFREHAPGFMVADPRPGAPAHHVIWKGDTDQEGWFIHGYKSAWLPAGLLDPKRQAGLADALFQASRHWSVGLHFNKGLAGAPQADIDAARDTATNPAVLDAFALAIIAGGDGPRFPGMPGVTVDAVRGRGHAQAIGKAMDALLAVAPRAGAYVAESDYFQADWQDAFWGANYPRLAQVKRRYDPDGLFFVRHGVGSEGWSDDGFTRLAG; this comes from the coding sequence GTGAAACGACGATTCCTTCTCAAGGCCGCGGCGACGCTGCCCTTCGCATTCGCAGGCATGACGACCGCCGCACCGCTACGCCGGCGCGTGCGCCCGGGCGATGCTCTCTGGCCGTCCGCTGCCGCGTGGGACGACCTGAAACGCGGCGTGGGCGGCCGGCTCGTCAAGCTGGACGCGCCGTTCGCCGGCTGCGCCGCGGGTGCGGAGGCTCCAGCCTGCACGGCCGCCCTGGCGCGGTTGAAGAACGGCTTCGACATGGGCGACCAGCCGAACTTCACTCACACGAGCGGCTGGCTGGACGCGTGGTCGTCGCAACCGAGCGCGTACGCAGTCGCGGCGCGCACGACGGCGGACGTCGTCGCCGCCGTGAACTTCGCGCGTACCCACGACCTGCGCCTCGTCGTCAAGGGCGGCGGCCACAGTTACCAGGGCACGTCCGACGCGCCGGACTCCCTGCTCGTCTGGACCCGCCACATGAACGACGTGCACCTGGAACGCGCCTTCGTCGCGCGCAACTGCGGCGGCGCGCCGCAGCCGGCCGTCACGGTGGGCGCGGGCGCCATGTGGATCGATGCCTACGATGCCGTGACGACGCGCGCCGGCCGCTACGTGCAGGGCGGCGGCTGCACGACGGTCGGCGTGGCGGGCCTCGTGCAGAGCGGCGGCTTCGGCAGCTTTTCCAAGCGCTACGGCACGGCGGCGGCGGGCCTGCTGGAGGCGGAAGTCGTGACCGCCGACGGCCAGGTCCGCATCGCCAACGCCTGCACGAACGCTGACCTGTTCTGGGCATTGAAAGGCGGCGGGGGCGGCAGCGTTGGCATCGTCACGCGCCTCACCTTGCGCACGCGCGAGCTGCCGGCCATGTTCGGCGCCGTCTTCTGCAAGATACGCGCGGCCGACGATACGGCGTTCCGCACGCTGCTCGGCAAGCTGGTCGAATTCTATGCGCGCGACCTGTTCAATCCGCACTGGGGCGAGCAGATCGCCATCCACGGCGACAACACCGTCGACGTCTCGATGGTGTTCCAGGACCTCGACGAAGCTGCGGCCTCCCGCACGTGGGCGCCGCTGCTCGACTGGCTGCGCAGCCGCCCCGGCTACACGTTCGAGAAGCCGTTCCAGGTGCTGGCCCTGCCCGCGCGCCACATGTGGGATGCCGCGTTCTTCCGCGAGCATGCGCCCGGCTTCATGGTCGCCGATCCGCGTCCGGGCGCGCCTGCGCACCACGTGATCTGGAAAGGTGACACCGACCAGGAAGGCTGGTTCATCCACGGCTACAAGTCGGCGTGGTTGCCGGCGGGGCTGCTCGATCCGAAACGCCAGGCCGGCCTCGCCGATGCGCTGTTCCAGGCAAGCCGGCACTGGAGCGTGGGCCTGCACTTCAACAAGGGGCTGGCCGGCGCGCCGCAGGCGGACATCGACGCGGCGCGCGACACGGCAACCAACCCCGCCGTACTCGACGCCTTCGCGCTGGCGATCATCGCGGGCGGCGACGGGCCGCGTTTCCCCGGCATGCCCGGTGTCACCGTCGATGCGGTCCGCGGGCGCGGGCACGCGCAGGCGATCGGCAAGGCGATGGATGCGTTGCTGGCGGTGGCGCCGAGGGCCGGCGCATACGTCGCGGAAAGCGATTACTTCCAGGCCGACTGGCAGGACGCCTTCTGGGGCGCCAACTATCCGCGGCTCGCGCAGGTCAAGCGCAGGTACGATCCGGACGGGCTGTTCTTCGTGCGCCACGGCGTGGGCAGCGAAGGATGGAGCGACGACGGTTTTACACGTCTGGCGGGATAG
- a CDS encoding PACE efflux transporter, which yields MQGIQRKIVYVALYEAIAIASTTAGLAGLADHDAGAAGIAAVLASATAVVWNLVYNTLFEAWEARQARRGRSLLRRVVHAIGFEGGLVLAIVPMFAWALHTSLVDAFLLDIGLVVFFVVYSFAFNWAFDLVFGLPKAAA from the coding sequence ATGCAAGGCATCCAACGCAAGATCGTCTATGTCGCACTGTACGAAGCCATCGCCATCGCGAGCACTACGGCCGGACTGGCCGGCCTCGCGGACCATGACGCGGGCGCCGCCGGCATCGCCGCCGTCCTCGCGTCGGCGACGGCCGTCGTCTGGAACCTCGTCTACAACACGCTGTTCGAAGCGTGGGAAGCACGCCAGGCCAGGCGCGGACGAAGCCTGCTGCGGCGTGTCGTCCACGCCATCGGCTTCGAGGGCGGCCTCGTGCTCGCCATCGTGCCGATGTTCGCGTGGGCGCTGCACACGTCGCTCGTCGACGCCTTTCTGCTCGACATCGGCCTCGTCGTGTTCTTCGTCGTCTACAGCTTCGCGTTCAACTGGGCGTTCGACCTCGTGTTCGGGTTGCCGAAGGCGGCGGCCTGA
- a CDS encoding LysR family transcriptional regulator produces the protein MAFTSDSMRIFLAVLDHGSFSAAARALGRVPSAVSMAIAQLEAELDLTLFDRSGRDPRPTDAARALEPRARHVASELRRLQADVLALHGGLERRLTLAVVPELIAGRWSAPLAVLAREFPSLEVEVLSAPQADALRLLHDGSIDLALVFERERLDDREAFQEVGSELLVAVVAPGHPLLADGAPRLEDLIDARQIVVAGRSKVDQNCAGRDPRFVHARDVWRVDSHLATLNLVQAGLGWAYLPRALVQPLVAAGSLVEIGFDNISNALRLWVDVVWSRERPLGLGASRYVELMREDWRMS, from the coding sequence ATGGCCTTCACCAGCGACAGCATGCGTATCTTCCTGGCCGTGCTCGACCACGGCTCCTTCTCGGCGGCGGCCCGTGCGCTGGGGCGGGTGCCGTCGGCCGTCAGCATGGCCATCGCCCAGCTCGAGGCGGAGCTGGACCTGACGCTGTTCGACCGGTCCGGACGCGACCCGCGGCCGACGGACGCCGCGCGGGCACTGGAGCCGCGCGCGCGCCACGTCGCCAGCGAATTGCGGCGGCTGCAGGCGGACGTGCTCGCGCTGCACGGCGGGCTGGAACGGCGTTTGACGCTGGCCGTCGTGCCGGAACTGATCGCGGGCCGCTGGAGCGCGCCGCTGGCCGTGCTGGCGCGCGAATTCCCCTCGCTGGAAGTGGAGGTGCTGTCGGCGCCGCAGGCCGATGCGCTGCGCCTGCTGCACGACGGGAGCATCGACCTGGCCCTCGTGTTCGAGCGCGAACGGCTGGACGATCGCGAGGCGTTCCAGGAAGTGGGCAGCGAGTTGCTCGTCGCGGTGGTGGCGCCGGGACACCCGTTGCTGGCCGACGGCGCACCGCGTCTGGAAGACCTGATCGATGCGCGTCAAATCGTCGTGGCGGGGCGCAGCAAGGTGGACCAGAACTGCGCGGGACGCGATCCACGCTTCGTGCACGCGCGCGACGTGTGGCGCGTCGACAGCCACCTCGCCACCCTGAACCTCGTGCAGGCGGGCCTCGGCTGGGCGTATCTGCCGCGCGCCCTCGTGCAGCCGCTCGTGGCGGCGGGGAGCCTCGTCGAGATCGGGTTCGACAACATCAGCAACGCGCTGCGCCTGTGGGTCGACGTCGTGTGGTCGCGCGAGCGGCCGCTGGGCCTGGGGGCAAGCCGCTACGTAGAGCTCATGCGCGAGGACTGGCGGATGTCATAG
- a CDS encoding diguanylate cyclase, with protein MLVSGGTLAAEVPDAPVRARYAELGEIIRVTPQRAVPLLAGLAAQARNTPAEHARLLTLSCDLSHRLGKHEEAVQLCEQALQLGRQVHDDSLVARALLSKAYALFGLSEMSQSHQLVWEAERLAAASADVDLRILVQISSGESFAEEGNFPVALTKMQGAVTLARQSGDKLQLAVALKSLAYLYNQMREFDKGFEAIGEAEQLAEAIDSPGRLAIFKTTEYILAANSGDMERGTKALLSALALERRIGADAMIANTLVNLADSYLKQQDWRRALAYAQQALEQAQKLHDDALAATARVNVGQAYLGMGRLAEGKKHIEQGMDWYQRSGNKPDQQGVLVEYGDALERAGDLPGALAAYHRERALSNELFETRRQKAMMELQEKYEADKRQRQIEMLRQENQVKSTEIDNRRLQQRIWWLLALVFALASVIVGILYRKVRHANAQLEVKNQELKQQSARDPLTALYNRRHFQEFMRSHQEIERRGAGTSGEDMVSAMFLLDVDHFKHINDTYGHGAGDAVLREIAEALREILRETDMIVRWGGEEFLAFLPAVPRNSLDEVARRLLAGIPARTIDYQGTRLSVNVSIGFAPFPLVPGTALSWERAINIVDMALYLAKGHGRNRAYGVCGVSGLDPASLDEVEHDIEKAWRAGLVDLSIVTAHVPELRMAS; from the coding sequence TTGCTCGTTTCCGGAGGTACGCTGGCCGCGGAAGTTCCGGATGCGCCCGTGCGCGCCCGCTATGCCGAACTCGGGGAAATCATCCGCGTCACGCCCCAGCGCGCCGTGCCGCTGCTGGCGGGACTGGCAGCCCAGGCGCGCAACACGCCCGCCGAACACGCCCGCCTGCTCACGCTGTCCTGCGACCTGAGCCACCGCCTCGGCAAGCACGAAGAAGCCGTCCAGCTGTGCGAACAGGCGCTGCAACTGGGCCGCCAGGTGCACGACGACAGCCTCGTCGCGCGCGCCCTGCTGTCCAAGGCCTACGCCCTGTTCGGCCTGAGCGAGATGAGCCAGTCGCACCAACTGGTCTGGGAAGCGGAACGCCTCGCCGCCGCCAGCGCCGACGTCGACCTGCGCATCCTCGTGCAGATCTCGTCGGGCGAATCGTTCGCCGAGGAAGGCAACTTCCCCGTCGCGCTGACCAAGATGCAGGGCGCCGTGACGCTCGCGCGCCAGAGCGGCGACAAGCTGCAGCTCGCCGTCGCGCTCAAGTCGCTGGCCTACCTGTACAACCAGATGCGCGAATTCGACAAGGGATTCGAGGCGATCGGCGAAGCGGAACAGCTGGCGGAAGCGATCGATTCGCCGGGCCGCCTTGCGATCTTCAAGACGACGGAATACATCCTGGCCGCGAACAGCGGCGACATGGAGCGCGGCACGAAGGCCCTGCTGTCGGCGCTCGCGCTGGAACGCCGCATCGGCGCCGACGCCATGATCGCCAACACGCTCGTCAACCTGGCCGACTCGTACCTGAAGCAGCAGGACTGGCGCCGCGCGCTCGCGTACGCGCAGCAGGCGCTGGAGCAGGCGCAGAAGCTGCACGACGACGCCCTCGCCGCCACGGCCCGCGTCAACGTGGGCCAGGCCTACCTCGGCATGGGCCGCCTGGCCGAGGGCAAGAAGCACATCGAACAGGGCATGGACTGGTATCAGCGCTCCGGCAACAAGCCCGACCAGCAGGGCGTCCTCGTCGAATACGGCGACGCGCTGGAACGTGCCGGCGACCTGCCGGGCGCGCTGGCCGCGTATCACCGCGAGCGCGCGCTGTCGAACGAATTGTTCGAGACGCGCCGCCAGAAGGCGATGATGGAGCTGCAGGAAAAATACGAGGCCGACAAGCGCCAGCGCCAGATCGAGATGCTGCGCCAGGAAAACCAGGTCAAGTCGACCGAAATCGACAACCGCCGCCTGCAGCAGCGCATCTGGTGGCTGCTGGCGCTCGTGTTCGCGCTCGCGTCGGTCATCGTCGGCATCCTGTACCGCAAGGTGCGGCACGCCAACGCCCAGCTCGAAGTCAAGAACCAGGAACTCAAGCAGCAGAGCGCGCGCGATCCGTTGACGGCCCTGTACAACCGCCGCCACTTCCAGGAATTCATGCGCTCGCACCAGGAGATCGAGCGCAGAGGGGCCGGCACGAGCGGCGAGGACATGGTGAGCGCCATGTTCCTGCTCGACGTCGACCACTTCAAGCACATCAACGACACGTACGGCCACGGCGCCGGCGACGCCGTGCTGCGCGAGATCGCGGAGGCGCTGCGCGAGATCCTCCGCGAAACCGACATGATCGTGCGCTGGGGCGGCGAGGAATTCCTCGCCTTCCTGCCGGCCGTGCCGCGCAACAGCCTGGACGAGGTGGCGCGCCGCCTGCTGGCCGGCATCCCGGCCCGCACGATCGATTACCAGGGCACGCGGCTGTCGGTGAACGTGTCGATCGGCTTCGCGCCGTTCCCGCTCGTGCCGGGCACCGCGCTCTCGTGGGAACGCGCGATCAACATCGTCGACATGGCGCTGTACCTGGCCAAGGGCCACGGCCGCAACCGCGCGTATGGCGTGTGCGGCGTGTCCGGCCTCGATCCGGCGTCGCTGGACGAAGTCGAGCACGACATCGAGAAGGCGTGGCGCGCGGGGCTCGTCGATCTGTCGATCGTGACCGCGCACGTGCCGGAATTGCGGATGGCGTCGTAA
- a CDS encoding ABC transporter ATP-binding protein — MPSEDVKKSANKSVTAAQARQATSLLRRAAHPDRAHLGWATLWLILAAGLEVVGPLLGKKLIDDHLLPHHLDWTRMAWLLAGVVVTGMAASWLRFLQLVRLSGMAMRAVQRLREWVYGHVLRLPMAFFDRAITGQLVSRVTNDTEAVKTLYIQVLFVILDSSIVLVGTSIAMAWLDWRLMVIVLALVPAVLGIVWLYQRLSAPAVTRARALRSDINGQMAESIGGMSVLQANNAQHRFGQRFAHTNDQHYTARVAELRANAFLLRPALDFLNVVLLAVVIYSFGQRSMNAVEVGVLYAFISYIARVVEPLIQITMQFSGLQQAVVATARVAALLDEAGAAEHQAGRITSERKPVAADVPAVRVRDLSFGYVEGQTVLHDLSLDIPQGAFFGIVGHTGSGKSTLLSLLLRYYTFEHGTITLFGEPLATIGNERFRAEVGLVPQDPFLLAASARENIDMGRGLSQAAIEAAARAAHAHEFIARLEQGYDTPLGEGGSRLSSGQKQLIAIARALAGRPRILLLDEATSRIDSQTEQIVQQALDELRGQVTIIAIAHRLSTIRDADRIVVLNHGRISESGSHDDLMRIEGGLYQRLYLLQQLSV, encoded by the coding sequence ATGCCATCTGAAGACGTCAAAAAGAGTGCGAATAAGAGCGTAACCGCGGCACAGGCGCGCCAGGCGACAAGCCTGCTGCGCCGCGCCGCCCATCCGGACCGCGCCCACCTCGGCTGGGCCACGCTGTGGCTGATCCTCGCGGCCGGCCTGGAAGTGGTCGGCCCCCTGCTGGGCAAGAAGCTGATCGACGATCACCTGCTGCCGCACCATCTCGACTGGACGCGCATGGCATGGCTGCTGGCCGGCGTCGTCGTCACGGGAATGGCCGCGTCGTGGCTGCGCTTTTTGCAGCTCGTGCGCCTGTCCGGCATGGCGATGCGCGCCGTGCAGCGCCTGCGCGAATGGGTCTACGGCCACGTGCTGCGCCTGCCGATGGCGTTCTTCGACCGCGCCATCACGGGCCAGCTCGTGAGCCGCGTCACCAACGACACCGAGGCGGTGAAAACCCTGTACATCCAGGTGCTGTTCGTGATCCTCGATTCCAGCATCGTCCTCGTCGGCACGTCGATCGCGATGGCGTGGCTGGACTGGCGCCTGATGGTGATCGTGCTGGCGCTCGTGCCCGCGGTGCTGGGCATCGTGTGGCTGTACCAGCGGCTGTCCGCGCCGGCGGTCACGCGCGCGCGCGCGCTGCGCAGCGACATCAACGGCCAGATGGCGGAATCCATCGGCGGCATGAGCGTACTGCAGGCGAACAATGCGCAGCACCGCTTCGGCCAGCGCTTCGCCCACACCAACGACCAGCACTACACGGCCCGCGTGGCCGAGCTGCGCGCCAACGCCTTCCTGCTGCGGCCCGCGCTCGACTTCCTCAACGTGGTCCTGCTGGCCGTCGTCATCTACAGTTTCGGCCAGCGCAGCATGAACGCTGTCGAAGTGGGCGTGCTGTACGCGTTCATCAGCTACATCGCGCGCGTCGTCGAACCGCTCATCCAGATCACGATGCAGTTCTCGGGCCTGCAGCAGGCCGTCGTCGCGACGGCGCGGGTGGCCGCGCTGCTCGACGAAGCGGGCGCCGCGGAACACCAGGCCGGACGCATCACGTCCGAGCGCAAGCCCGTGGCGGCCGACGTGCCGGCAGTGCGCGTGCGCGACCTCTCCTTCGGTTACGTGGAGGGCCAGACCGTGCTGCACGACCTGTCGCTGGACATCCCGCAGGGCGCCTTCTTCGGCATCGTCGGCCACACGGGCAGCGGCAAGTCGACCCTGCTGTCGCTGCTGCTGCGTTATTACACGTTCGAACACGGCACGATCACGCTGTTCGGCGAACCGCTGGCGACGATCGGCAACGAGCGCTTCCGCGCGGAAGTCGGCCTCGTGCCGCAGGATCCGTTCCTGCTCGCGGCGTCCGCGCGCGAGAACATCGACATGGGCCGCGGCCTGTCGCAGGCAGCCATCGAGGCGGCCGCGCGCGCGGCACATGCGCACGAGTTCATCGCCCGGCTGGAGCAAGGCTACGACACGCCGCTGGGCGAAGGCGGCTCGCGCCTGTCGTCCGGCCAGAAGCAGCTGATCGCGATCGCGCGCGCCCTCGCCGGCCGGCCCCGCATCCTGCTGCTGGACGAGGCCACGTCGCGCATCGACAGCCAGACGGAGCAGATCGTGCAGCAGGCGCTGGACGAGTTGCGCGGCCAGGTCACGATCATCGCCATCGCGCACCGGCTGTCGACGATCCGCGATGCCGACCGCATCGTCGTGCTGAACCACGGCCGCATCAGCGAATCGGGCAGCCATGACGACCTGATGCGCATCGAAGGGGGCCTGTATCAGCGGCTGTATTTACTGCAGCAGCTGAGCGTTTGA
- a CDS encoding ABC transporter ATP-binding protein, with product MGLAKLIGGFVRRHWRSYASSAVMLFGVALCTVLVPRKVGAMIDGLAAHRLGGHDLLIQIAQLLGLGLAIYGLRVAWRLRLYSASYRLGVELRTKLYDRLSAQGPAFFQRQRTGDLMALGTNDIDAIEQAAGEAMLAGFDGTLTLVMVLGIMFLGVDWRLTTIALLPFPLMALAFWRISSHIHTASTDSLKRFSALNDHVQETLSGVRTLRALGLEQRSADQFAQLAARAADASLSAQKWEAAYEPAVGLTLTAATGLTLGLGGYLVWQGQITIGSLTSFTMYLGQLIWPMFAAGWVLSLIERGRAALARLQPLLDAPLTVDDRGTLETLARGPLVLDHVRFNYSADARPALDDVSLRLEPGKTLGLVGATGAGKSTLLRVLLRQATPQHGKVTWGGHALDEYTLATLRAHISWVPQESFLFSASIAENIALGHPGASRAEIEQAAKMAAIHDDILRFPDGYDTPVGEKGITLSGGQRQRVAIARALLADSALLLLDDALSAVDTGTETNILDHLDDVRRERPELSAIIASHRLSAVVKADLIVVLREGCIVERGTHDELLALDGWYASQWRYQQLEASLDAI from the coding sequence ATGGGTTTGGCAAAGCTGATCGGCGGCTTCGTGCGCCGGCACTGGCGTTCCTATGCGTCGTCGGCGGTGATGCTGTTCGGCGTGGCCCTGTGTACCGTGCTCGTGCCGCGCAAGGTCGGCGCGATGATCGACGGCCTCGCCGCGCACCGCCTCGGCGGCCACGACCTGCTCATCCAGATCGCGCAACTGCTGGGCCTCGGCCTCGCGATCTACGGCCTGCGCGTGGCGTGGCGCCTGCGCCTGTACTCCGCCTCGTACCGGCTCGGCGTGGAACTGCGCACGAAACTCTATGACCGCCTGTCGGCGCAGGGCCCGGCCTTTTTCCAGCGCCAGCGCACGGGCGACCTGATGGCGCTCGGCACCAACGACATCGACGCCATCGAGCAGGCCGCCGGGGAGGCGATGCTAGCCGGCTTCGACGGCACGCTCACGCTCGTCATGGTACTGGGTATCATGTTCCTCGGCGTCGACTGGCGCCTGACGACGATCGCCCTGCTCCCGTTCCCCCTGATGGCGCTGGCGTTCTGGCGCATCTCGAGCCACATCCACACGGCGTCCACGGATTCGCTGAAGCGCTTCTCGGCCCTGAACGACCACGTGCAGGAAACGCTGTCCGGCGTGCGTACGCTGCGCGCCCTCGGCCTGGAACAGCGCAGCGCCGACCAGTTCGCGCAACTGGCCGCGCGCGCCGCCGATGCGAGCCTCTCGGCGCAAAAATGGGAAGCCGCATACGAACCGGCCGTCGGCCTCACGCTCACCGCCGCGACGGGCCTCACGCTGGGCCTGGGCGGCTATCTCGTGTGGCAGGGCCAGATCACGATCGGCAGCCTCACGAGCTTCACGATGTACCTGGGCCAGCTGATCTGGCCGATGTTCGCGGCCGGCTGGGTGCTGTCGCTGATCGAGCGCGGACGCGCCGCCCTCGCGCGCCTGCAGCCGCTGCTCGATGCGCCGCTGACCGTCGACGACCGCGGCACGCTGGAGACGCTCGCGCGCGGCCCGCTCGTGCTGGACCACGTGCGCTTCAATTACAGCGCCGACGCGCGCCCCGCGCTGGACGACGTCTCGCTGCGCCTCGAACCGGGCAAGACGCTGGGCCTCGTCGGCGCCACGGGTGCGGGCAAGTCGACCTTGCTGCGCGTGCTGCTGCGCCAGGCCACGCCGCAGCACGGCAAGGTCACATGGGGCGGCCATGCCCTCGACGAGTACACGCTCGCCACGCTGCGCGCGCACATCAGCTGGGTGCCGCAGGAATCCTTCCTGTTCTCCGCATCGATCGCGGAAAACATCGCCCTCGGCCACCCCGGCGCGTCGCGCGCGGAGATCGAGCAGGCGGCAAAAATGGCCGCGATCCACGACGACATCCTCCGGTTCCCAGATGGATACGACACGCCCGTCGGCGAAAAGGGCATCACGTTGTCCGGCGGGCAGCGCCAGCGCGTGGCGATCGCGCGCGCGCTGCTGGCAGACAGCGCCCTGCTGCTGCTCGACGACGCCCTGTCCGCCGTCGACACGGGCACGGAAACGAACATCCTCGACCATCTCGACGACGTGCGCCGCGAACGCCCGGAACTGTCGGCGATCATCGCCAGCCACCGCCTGTCGGCCGTCGTGAAGGCGGACCTGATCGTCGTGCTGCGCGAAGGCTGCATCGTGGAACGCGGCACGCACGACGAACTGCTCGCCCTGGACGGCTGGTATGCCAGCCAGTGGCGCTACCAGCAACTGGAGGCCAGCCTCGATGCCATCTGA
- a CDS encoding phasin family protein, producing the protein MTSFSEQLSAVRKSQWEAQLDVFRALSQRALDSAEQLIALNMKTSRASVEQATGTFKQLLEITNPRDLIAIGSSAQGQWQQFFSYGRELLGIAAGTHERSWSTQAPLQLVPAATANIPTSVPQILEQAAIATAEATTVSSEIARAAADTGSALAEAALDAGKQAVAAVEAAPAAPQAEAQSELKAPEPITTTVTEAVAAEPEAPAADPVETAIADDVPHAKAKPLAKALNKVAPKPAGAEHPIASTVPLEAGPHVELPIVTPTESTPPLRVVTHGGKTSRTPRKK; encoded by the coding sequence ATGACTTCATTCTCCGAACAGTTGTCCGCCGTCCGCAAGTCCCAATGGGAAGCCCAGCTCGACGTGTTCCGGGCATTGAGCCAACGCGCACTCGACAGTGCCGAACAGCTGATTGCGCTCAACATGAAGACCTCCCGCGCGTCGGTCGAACAAGCCACGGGAACCTTCAAGCAATTGCTCGAAATTACCAACCCGCGCGACCTGATCGCCATCGGCTCGTCGGCCCAGGGTCAATGGCAGCAATTCTTTTCCTACGGCCGTGAACTGCTGGGCATCGCCGCCGGCACGCACGAGCGCAGCTGGAGCACGCAGGCGCCGCTGCAACTGGTGCCCGCCGCCACCGCGAACATCCCGACGTCCGTGCCGCAGATCCTGGAGCAGGCCGCCATTGCGACGGCTGAAGCCACGACCGTGAGCAGCGAGATCGCCCGCGCCGCGGCCGACACCGGCAGCGCGCTGGCCGAAGCGGCGCTGGATGCGGGCAAGCAGGCTGTCGCTGCCGTCGAAGCTGCGCCGGCGGCGCCGCAAGCCGAAGCCCAGAGCGAGCTGAAAGCGCCCGAACCGATCACGACCACCGTGACCGAAGCGGTGGCTGCGGAACCGGAAGCCCCGGCTGCCGATCCGGTCGAAACGGCCATCGCCGACGACGTGCCGCACGCGAAGGCCAAGCCGCTCGCGAAAGCGCTGAACAAGGTTGCACCGAAGCCGGCCGGCGCCGAGCATCCGATCGCATCGACCGTGCCGCTGGAAGCGGGGCCGCACGTGGAACTGCCGATCGTCACGCCGACCGAGAGCACGCCGCCGCTGCGCGTCGTGACCCACGGTGGCAAGACGTCGCGCACGCCGCGCAAGAAATAA
- a CDS encoding amidohydrolase family protein produces the protein MDLVLRNATLADGRLVDIAIAGGTIAAVEPALPQRGAREIDVGGDLVTPPFVDAHFHMDATLSYGLPRVNESGTLLEGIALWGELKPQLAQEALVERALRYCDWAVARGLLAIRTHVDICDDRLLAVEALLDVKRQVAPYIDLQLVAFPQDGLLRSKTAFDNLKRAIRMGVDVVGGIPHFERTMADGAESVRLLCEFAAEQGLMVDMHCDESDDPLSRHIETLAAETLRLGLQGKVAGSHLTSMHSMDNYYVSKLLPLMAESGVAAIANPLINITLQGRHDTYPKRRGMTRVPELLAAGVPVAFGHDCVMDPWYGLGSGDMLEVAHMGLHVAQMTGQAAMRQCFQAVTETPARILGLQGYGIAPGCRADLVWLDAGDSVEAIRLRAARRLVLRAGQVVSEAPPARATLHLPGREASVDFRLERSRQAGQ, from the coding sequence ATGGATCTCGTTCTCCGCAACGCCACCCTGGCCGATGGCCGCTTGGTCGACATCGCCATCGCCGGCGGCACCATCGCTGCCGTCGAGCCCGCCTTGCCGCAACGTGGCGCGCGCGAGATCGACGTCGGCGGCGACCTCGTGACGCCGCCGTTCGTCGACGCCCATTTCCACATGGATGCGACGCTCAGCTACGGCTTGCCGCGGGTGAACGAATCGGGCACCTTGCTGGAAGGCATCGCGCTATGGGGCGAGCTGAAGCCGCAGCTGGCACAGGAGGCGCTCGTCGAACGGGCGTTGCGCTACTGCGACTGGGCCGTGGCGCGCGGCCTGCTGGCGATCCGCACCCACGTCGACATCTGCGACGACCGCCTGCTCGCCGTGGAAGCGCTGCTCGACGTCAAGCGCCAGGTCGCGCCTTACATCGACCTGCAACTGGTCGCGTTCCCGCAGGACGGCCTGCTGCGCAGCAAGACCGCGTTTGACAATTTGAAACGCGCGATCCGGATGGGCGTGGACGTCGTCGGCGGTATTCCACACTTCGAACGCACGATGGCCGACGGCGCCGAATCCGTGCGCCTGCTGTGCGAATTCGCGGCGGAGCAGGGCCTGATGGTCGACATGCATTGCGACGAGAGCGACGATCCCCTGTCGCGCCATATCGAGACGCTTGCCGCCGAAACATTGCGCTTGGGCTTGCAAGGCAAGGTCGCCGGCTCGCATCTGACGTCGATGCATTCGATGGACAACTATTATGTGAGCAAGCTGCTGCCGCTGATGGCGGAATCGGGCGTGGCCGCGATTGCAAACCCGCTCATCAACATCACGCTGCAAGGCCGCCACGACACGTACCCGAAACGGCGCGGCATGACCCGCGTGCCGGAACTGCTGGCGGCCGGCGTGCCGGTGGCGTTCGGCCACGATTGCGTGATGGACCCGTGGTACGGCCTTGGTTCCGGCGACATGCTGGAAGTCGCGCACATGGGCCTGCATGTCGCCCAGATGACGGGGCAGGCCGCGATGCGCCAGTGTTTCCAGGCCGTCACGGAGACGCCGGCCCGCATCCTCGGCTTGCAGGGGTACGGCATCGCGCCGGGTTGCCGCGCGGACCTCGTCTGGCTCGATGCGGGCGACTCCGTCGAGGCGATCCGCCTGCGCGCGGCAAGAAGGCTCGTGCTGCGCGCCGGCCAGGTCGTCAGCGAGGCGCCACCGGCGCGCGCGACCCTGCATCTGCCGGGTCGCGAGGCGTCGGTTGATTTCCGTTTGGAACGATCCAGGCAAGCCGGGCAGTAA